A portion of the Mytilus galloprovincialis chromosome 12, xbMytGall1.hap1.1, whole genome shotgun sequence genome contains these proteins:
- the LOC143054105 gene encoding uncharacterized protein LOC143054105, whose translation MATPTKDIEHFDDLLTCTICLETFKVPKYLPCLHTFCESCINTYIVSSVGKGKITEGFTCPVCRKMVSAVATLERPELWATTLPTNHFVTSMLDKRAIQKAEKMCDSCQFNEESKKAKSWCPICEEAFCDQCEKYHKTFKMLARHKLFSIQEMQSGDTHFEICEVQSCDEHPGKIIEFYCLDHSQPCCTSCATLSHRKCENVTSIQKAASGIKESTKASGLSQKLREHVIQLGKIIDDRNKNLADVENSTEEIKTRVTDIKTEILKHLDRIEETLIAELTSNKKHVGIELKDEVGMLSSYSSAVKKWKTVIDSVLEHGSEEQCLMEINKIEPKISELEQEIEDLVKNIKSVKVVFSPSSPITDFIRNTKSFGNIKIDKSSVSSLSCNLEIDKVDFRTGSINILQVIDVCNGAGSTSGIFVQNLLLFTVLQKNKVVKYNNDGQSLLSELALPGPPADIAVVTQFKVAVSSPGQVVCVVDSNKMTLLQTLNLPGIPVYGLCFVNKELFITCHGSTLTWINLSSGQQVKQRTTSGESYFVLSLSQTDYVYADSPTSVDYVVGNTKKFTYTNSDFFNPRGLGIDCMGNLYIAAYMSSNIHQITNEGEFIRIISALAVGIEYPLTIRFAPGSNKFIVTCTSSGKAALCEIVSK comes from the coding sequence atgGCGACACCCACTAAGGATATTGAACATTTTGATGATTTGTTAACTTGCACGATTTGTTTGGAAACTTTCAAAGTTCCGAAGTACCTACCATGTCTTCATACCTTCTGTGAATCGTGTATTAATACCTACATTGTGTCTTCTGTAGGAAAGGGAAAGATTACAGAAGGATTTACATGTCCTGTGTGTCGAAAAATGGTATCAGCAGTAGCAACATTAGAAAGGCCAGAATTATGGGCGACCACGTTGCCTACAAATCATTTTGTAACATCAATGTTAGATAAACGAGCAATACAAAAGGCAGAGAAAATGTGCGATTCGTGTCAGTTTAACGAAGAAAGTAAAAAAGCTAAATCTTGGTGTCCGATTTGTGAGGAGGCTTTCTGTGACCAATGTGAGAAATATCACAAAACTTTTAAGATGTTAGCAAGGCATAAACTTTTCAGTATTCAAGAAATGCAGTCCGGTGATACACATTTCGAAATATGTGAGGTACAAAGCTGTGACGAGCATCCAGGAAAGATCATAGAATTTTATTGTTTGGATCATTCTCAACCTTGTTGTACGTCGTGCGCTACACTTTCACACCGTAAATGTGAAAATGTTACTTCAATCCAAAAAGCCGCTTCCGGTATCAAAGAATCAACGAAAGCGTCTGGTTTATCACAAAAATTAAGAGAGCACGTGATTCAGTTAGGTAAAATTATTGATGATCGAAATAAGAATTTAGCTGATGTTGAGAATTCAACAGAAGAGATTAAGACAAGAGTGACTGATataaaaactgaaattttaaagCATTTAGATCGAATAGAAGAAACCCTGATAGCCGAGTTGACATCAAACAAGAAGCATGTCGGAATAGAATTAAAAGACGAAGTAGGCATGCTTTCGTCTTATAGTAGCGctgttaaaaaatggaaaacagtGATAGACAGTGTTCTAGAACATGGGTCCGAGGAGCAATGCCTGATGGAAATTAATAAAATCGAACCTAAAATCTCAGAACTTGAACAAGAAATTGAAGatttggtgaaaaatataaaGAGTGTAAAAGTTGTTTTTAGTCCTTCCTCACCTATTACAGATTTTATCAGGAATACCAAGAGTTTTGgaaacattaaaattgataaatccTCTGTTAGTTCTTTAAGTTGTAACCTTGAGATAGACAAAGTCGACTTTcgcactggaagtattaacattctACAAGTTATCGACGTGTGTAATGGTGCCGGATCAACGTCTGGAATATTTGTACAAAATCTTCTACTTTTTACAGTTTTACAGAAAAACAAAGTAGTGAAGTATAATAATGACGGACAAAGTTTGCTATCAGAATTGGCACTTCCAGGTCCACCGGCGGACATTGCTGTTGTGACACAATTCAAAGTTGCAGTATCGTCTCCTGGGCAAGTAGTATGTGTAGTAGATAGTAATAAGATGACATTGTTACAAACCTTGAATTTACCAGGTATACCAGTGTATGGGTTATGCTTTGTGAATAAAGAACTATTTATTACTTGTCATGGTTCCACACTTACATGGATAAACCTTTCATCAGGACAACAAGTAAAACAAAGAACTACCAGTGGGGAATCGTACTTTGTGTTATCATTATCACAGACGGATTATGTGTATGCTGATAGTCCAACTTCAGTCGATTATGTAGTCGGCAACACgaaaaaatttacttatacaaactCTGATTTTTTTAACCCTAGAGGGCTAGGAATAGACTGTATGGGCAATTTATACATAGCAGCATATATGTCTAGCAACATCCACCAAATAACGAACGAAGGagaatttataagaataattTCGGCTTTAGCCGTAGGAATTGAGTATCCTTTGACAATACGTTTTGCACCTGGAAGCAACAAATTTATCGTCACATGCACTAGTTCTGGAAAAGCAGCATTATGTGAAATTGTTAGCAAGTAA